One window of the Labilibaculum sp. genome contains the following:
- the hpf gene encoding ribosome hibernation-promoting factor, HPF/YfiA family, translating to MNMKMQSVGFKADSKLEAFINQKFKKLEKLESTITGYDVILNVDKSSTKENKVVEVKIKVPGSELFAKKKSSSFEEAADLVAEALRTQILKYKEVKANK from the coding sequence ATGAACATGAAAATGCAATCCGTAGGTTTTAAGGCAGATAGCAAATTAGAAGCTTTTATCAACCAAAAATTTAAAAAACTTGAGAAGTTGGAAAGTACAATTACAGGATATGATGTTATACTAAATGTTGACAAATCAAGTACAAAAGAGAATAAAGTTGTTGAGGTGAAAATTAAAGTTCCTGGAAGTGAGCTTTTTGCAAAAAAGAAAAGCTCAAGCTTTGAAGAAGCCGCCGATTTGGTTGCAGAAGCCTTACGAACTCAAATATTAAAATATAAAGAGGTAAAAGCCAATAAATAA
- a CDS encoding RNA polymerase sigma-70 factor — protein MIFKNGDIMLVLSKNKTNIDFEKTFKEFYSPLCNFAYSFLPDHDLCEDLVQDVFLKIWDKSPDITSSISSYLYRAVKNSCLDHMKKSYKQSIIPIEEIEDPIDSPNELNREKDLTALNIKIEKAVNSLPPKCKEVFLLRRNFQLSYDEISNELNISKKTIENHMNSAIKKLRTQLSKSDFLIYFFFLEKK, from the coding sequence TTGATTTTTAAAAACGGAGATATTATGCTTGTGCTTTCTAAAAACAAAACAAATATTGATTTTGAAAAAACATTCAAAGAATTTTATTCTCCATTGTGCAATTTTGCCTACTCCTTCCTTCCTGACCATGATTTATGTGAAGATCTAGTGCAGGATGTTTTCTTGAAAATATGGGATAAATCACCTGATATTACCTCTTCTATATCCTCTTATTTATATCGGGCCGTTAAAAACTCCTGCTTGGACCATATGAAAAAAAGTTATAAGCAATCCATTATCCCAATTGAAGAAATTGAAGATCCTATTGACTCCCCTAATGAATTAAACCGCGAAAAAGACCTGACAGCTTTGAATATAAAAATTGAAAAAGCAGTCAATTCACTCCCTCCCAAATGCAAAGAAGTTTTCTTACTGCGTAGAAATTTTCAATTATCATATGATGAAATTTCAAATGAATTGAATATCTCAAAAAAAACCATTGAAAACCATATGAATTCTGCAATTAAAAAATTAAGAACTCAATTAAGTAAATCCGATTTCCTAATTTATTTTTTCTTTTTAGAAAAAAAATAA
- a CDS encoding glycoside hydrolase family 30 protein yields MKRFIPIIAIALTACSQPNKNEKTNFTKGFIAEGKTATVITTAKDTDLRLTKTGQVEFIKTKQAQETENSVFVNPNNTFQTFIGIGGAITDASAEVFAKLSEEKQKELITAYYGKKGNAYSLIRTSIHSCDFSSGSFTYIEEGDKNLETFSIDHDRQYRLPMIKQAIAKAGGSILFYASPWSPPAFMKDNNNMLQGGKLLPEYYDIWARYYAKFINAYEKEGIPVWGITIQNEPMAVQRWESCIYTAEEERDFLKNHLGPILEQEGLGDKNIVVWDHNRDLITHRANTIFDDPEAAKYAWGTGFHWYETWRGGEPMFDNVQKIQEAYPDKKLLFTEGCNEAFDAAKYQYWPNAERYGRSIINDFNRGTVGWTDWNILLDETGGPNHVGNLCFSPIHADTRTDSLIYTPSYYYLGHFSKYILPGAKRVSTVTSSSFLQSTSFINEDGKMATIVMNSTEKTMSYKLYIGTNIATSIEIPARAIQTIIF; encoded by the coding sequence ATGAAAAGATTTATCCCCATTATAGCAATTGCCTTAACAGCATGCTCGCAACCAAACAAGAACGAGAAAACCAATTTTACTAAAGGGTTTATTGCTGAAGGAAAAACGGCAACTGTAATTACTACTGCCAAGGATACAGATCTTAGATTAACTAAAACAGGACAAGTAGAATTTATTAAAACCAAACAAGCTCAGGAAACTGAAAATTCTGTTTTTGTTAATCCAAACAATACATTTCAAACATTTATCGGAATAGGTGGAGCCATTACCGATGCATCTGCCGAAGTATTTGCAAAACTTTCAGAAGAAAAACAAAAAGAACTGATTACAGCCTACTATGGCAAAAAAGGAAATGCTTATTCCTTAATTCGTACGTCTATTCACAGCTGCGATTTTAGTAGCGGCAGCTTCACATATATCGAAGAAGGAGACAAAAATTTAGAAACCTTCTCAATTGATCACGACAGACAATATCGTTTGCCAATGATTAAACAAGCAATTGCAAAAGCCGGAGGTTCCATTCTATTTTATGCAAGTCCATGGAGCCCGCCAGCATTCATGAAAGACAATAACAACATGCTTCAGGGAGGTAAATTGCTTCCTGAATATTACGATATCTGGGCCAGATACTACGCCAAATTCATTAATGCATACGAAAAGGAAGGCATTCCTGTTTGGGGAATAACAATCCAAAACGAACCCATGGCGGTTCAACGCTGGGAATCTTGCATTTACACTGCAGAAGAAGAAAGAGATTTCCTAAAAAACCATTTAGGTCCAATATTAGAACAAGAAGGACTTGGTGATAAAAATATTGTAGTTTGGGATCACAACAGAGATTTAATCACACACAGGGCAAATACCATTTTCGATGATCCTGAAGCAGCCAAGTATGCCTGGGGAACCGGTTTTCATTGGTATGAAACCTGGAGAGGCGGCGAACCTATGTTCGACAACGTACAGAAAATACAAGAAGCCTATCCAGATAAAAAACTACTTTTTACCGAAGGTTGTAACGAAGCTTTTGATGCTGCAAAATATCAGTATTGGCCAAATGCAGAACGATATGGTCGTTCAATAATTAATGACTTTAATCGGGGAACCGTTGGTTGGACTGACTGGAACATTCTATTGGATGAAACCGGAGGTCCAAATCATGTTGGAAATTTATGTTTCTCCCCTATTCATGCAGATACTAGAACAGACAGCTTAATTTACACCCCATCGTATTACTACTTGGGACATTTCTCAAAATATATCCTCCCGGGAGCAAAAAGGGTAAGTACTGTTACAAGTTCCAGCTTTCTTCAAAGCACGTCATTTATAAACGAAGATGGTAAAATGGCAACAATTGTGATGAACAGCACTGAAAAAACTATGAGTTACAAATTATATATTGGAACCAATATTGCAACATCAATTGAAATTCCGGCAAGAGCCATACAAACCATTATATTTTAA
- the bglX gene encoding beta-glucosidase BglX: protein MIKKVNLVIISLLVLLSCNQEKNPQSKEDEFVSDLLGKMTLSEKIGQLNQHTSRWEMTGPAPKNNNSQDQLEQIKNGKVGAMLNVTGADATLNAQKLAVENSRLGIPMIFGYDVIHGYQTMFPIPLAEASSWDPEIVKLSAQVAAKEASAAGLQWTFAPMMDVGRDARWGRVMEGCGEDPYLASVLSVARIKGFQGTDLSANNTIAACAKHFAGYGFSESGRDYNTVDIGSYTLHNIVLPPFKAVAEAGVSTFMNSFNIINGTPSTANPYLQRNLLKNKWNFKGFVVSDWGSIEEISNHGAAENLKEAGLLAIKAGSDMDMESNAYSKYLNELIDEGKVDEKLIDDAVKRILKIKYKLGLFNDPYQYSNIEREKKEIYSKENRAASRNVARHSMVLLKNKAQLLPLSKQIKSIALIGPLADSKDIPLGSWRAKAIKNSAVSLLEGIQSAVSAKTKINYSKGCNLTIGDRSFLQELSYEQNDKSGFQDAIKAAQNSEVVIMALGEDCWQSGEGRSQTDIRLKGQQLDLFNAVKKVNRKVVVVLMNGRPLAIPEIAENADAILETWFGGSEAGNAIADVLFGDYNPSGKLTMSFPRNVGQCPIYYNHMNTGRPTSTNNVFWSHYTDSPNTPLYPFGYGLSYTSFAYGEATINSDEIKRNESIEIKISLANTGKYEGEEVVQLYIQDPKATYARPVKELKKFKKISLEPGENTQVSFTLKPEDLGYYSPEGEFLIELGEYHIYVGSNSQEIQQVNFTLIG from the coding sequence ATGATTAAAAAAGTAAATCTGGTCATCATCTCATTACTTGTGCTTTTATCCTGTAATCAAGAGAAAAACCCCCAATCTAAAGAAGATGAATTTGTGTCTGACCTTCTTGGTAAAATGACTCTTTCTGAGAAAATAGGACAATTAAACCAACACACAAGCCGATGGGAAATGACAGGACCTGCTCCAAAAAATAATAACTCTCAGGATCAACTGGAACAAATAAAGAACGGTAAAGTTGGTGCCATGCTAAATGTTACAGGAGCAGATGCTACTCTTAATGCCCAAAAATTAGCCGTTGAAAACAGCCGCTTAGGCATTCCTATGATTTTTGGATACGATGTAATTCACGGTTATCAAACCATGTTCCCAATTCCTTTAGCTGAAGCCTCTTCCTGGGATCCTGAAATCGTTAAACTATCAGCACAAGTTGCTGCGAAAGAAGCTTCTGCTGCCGGTTTACAATGGACTTTTGCCCCCATGATGGATGTGGGTAGAGATGCACGTTGGGGAAGAGTAATGGAAGGTTGCGGAGAAGATCCTTATTTAGCAAGTGTTTTATCTGTAGCTCGTATTAAAGGATTTCAAGGAACTGATTTATCGGCAAACAATACCATTGCTGCCTGTGCAAAACACTTTGCCGGTTATGGATTCTCCGAGTCAGGAAGAGATTACAATACTGTTGATATTGGATCCTATACACTTCACAATATTGTTTTACCACCCTTTAAAGCAGTAGCTGAAGCTGGTGTTTCTACTTTTATGAATTCATTCAATATTATAAATGGAACGCCCTCTACAGCAAACCCATATCTGCAACGCAACTTACTAAAAAACAAATGGAATTTTAAAGGATTTGTTGTTTCCGACTGGGGAAGCATTGAAGAAATATCAAATCACGGAGCTGCCGAAAATCTAAAAGAGGCTGGCCTGCTTGCAATTAAAGCAGGTTCGGATATGGACATGGAGTCCAATGCCTACAGCAAATATCTTAACGAACTTATAGATGAAGGCAAAGTAGATGAAAAGTTGATTGATGATGCAGTTAAACGCATTTTAAAAATTAAGTACAAACTAGGCTTGTTCAATGATCCATATCAATACTCTAATATTGAACGTGAAAAAAAAGAAATCTACAGCAAAGAAAATAGGGCTGCTTCCCGAAACGTAGCCCGTCACTCAATGGTACTTCTTAAAAATAAGGCTCAGTTACTTCCTTTATCTAAACAAATAAAGTCGATTGCCCTTATTGGCCCGTTGGCCGACAGTAAGGATATCCCTCTGGGAAGTTGGAGAGCAAAAGCTATTAAAAACTCGGCAGTATCCCTACTGGAAGGAATTCAATCAGCCGTGTCTGCAAAAACGAAAATAAACTACAGTAAAGGCTGTAATCTGACGATTGGAGATAGAAGTTTTCTTCAGGAGCTCTCTTATGAACAAAATGACAAATCAGGATTTCAGGATGCAATAAAAGCGGCACAGAATTCAGAAGTCGTAATTATGGCTCTTGGCGAAGATTGCTGGCAATCCGGCGAAGGCAGAAGTCAAACAGACATTCGTTTAAAAGGACAGCAACTGGACTTATTTAATGCTGTTAAAAAAGTAAACAGGAAAGTTGTAGTCGTATTAATGAATGGCCGGCCTCTTGCCATTCCCGAAATAGCTGAAAATGCAGATGCTATTCTGGAAACGTGGTTTGGTGGCTCCGAAGCTGGAAATGCAATTGCAGATGTTCTTTTTGGAGATTACAATCCTTCAGGTAAATTAACCATGTCTTTTCCAAGAAATGTTGGCCAATGTCCGATTTATTACAATCACATGAATACAGGCAGACCCACTTCAACAAATAATGTATTTTGGTCACACTATACCGACTCCCCAAATACACCATTGTATCCATTCGGTTATGGCCTAAGCTACACCTCATTTGCCTATGGGGAAGCAACAATCAATTCCGATGAGATAAAAAGGAATGAATCCATTGAGATTAAAATCTCACTTGCCAATACAGGAAAATATGAAGGTGAAGAAGTTGTTCAGCTATACATTCAGGATCCTAAAGCAACCTATGCTCGTCCGGTTAAAGAATTAAAAAAATTCAAAAAAATCAGTCTAGAACCAGGCGAAAACACGCAGGTATCATTCACATTAAAACCTGAAGACTTAGGATATTATTCCCCAGAAGGAGAATTCCTAATCGAATTGGGAGAATATCACATTTATGTTGGAAGTAATTCACAGGAAATCCAGCAAGTTAATTTTACACTTATAGGTTAG